From a region of the Panicum virgatum strain AP13 chromosome 2K, P.virgatum_v5, whole genome shotgun sequence genome:
- the LOC120695832 gene encoding probable carboxylesterase 5 encodes MHASKNFVEDAVAEVDFDFSPFLKRYKDGRIERLLRSPLVAASENPRANRGVATRDVVIDHSTGVSARLFLPSRAAMAAGSRRLPLMVYIHGGSFCTESAFCRTYHGYATSLATSAPALVVSVEYRLAPEHPIPAAYDDAWSALKWVASFADPWLADYADPARTFLAGDSAGGNIAYHTAVRASQDDGLELGVDIEGMVMVHPYFWGAERLPSKEVWDGAAVFPAYGVDWLWPFVTAGQASNDDPRLNPPDEEIVSLMCQRVLVAVAEKDTLRERGCHLLNRFRDYYVRTGTGGEATLVESEGEDHGFHLYSPLRATSRRLMESIVRFINQPPKPMILGVPRWPFMDVFDYGMNMKRRCSDSTTTTCSMAYATSKIGGPKKNYGLFSGTVWPTNKQAYKGPATAAFPGTRHLIKNMW; translated from the coding sequence ATGCATGCAAGCAAGAACTTTGTGGAGGATGCTGTCGCTGAAGTCGACTTTGACTTCTCCCCGTTCCTAAAACGGTACAAGGATGGCCGAATCGAGCGTTTGCTGAGGAGTCCTCTGGTGGCTGCGTCGGAGAACCCGAGAGCCAACCGCGGAGTGGCAACGAGAGATGTGGTGATCGACCACAGCACCGGTGTGTCGGCACGGCTTTTCCTCCCGTCccgagccgccatggccgccggcagcAGGAGGCTCCCCCTCATGGTGTACATCCACGGCGGCTCCTTCTGCACAGAGAGCGCCTTCTGCCGGACGTACCACGGCTACGCCACCTCCCTCGCCACGAGCGCCCCGGCGCTCGTCGTCTCAGTGGAGTACCGCCTTGCGCCGGAGCACCCCATACCTGCGGCCTATGACGATGCATGGTCTGCGCTCAAGTGGGTGGCATCCTTCGCCGACCCCTGGCTCGCCGACTATGCAGACCCCGCGCGCACGTTCCTCGCCGGCGACAGTGCAGGCGGGAACATCGCCTACCACACAGCGGTACGGGCCAGCCAAGACGACGGATTGGAATTGGGTGTCGACATCGAGGGGATGGTCATGGTGCACCCCTACTTCTGGGGAGCCGAGCGGCTGCCTTCCAAGGAGGTCTGGGATGGCGCAGCGGTGTTTCCGGCGTACGGGGTGGACTGGCTCTGGCCGTTCGTGACCGCGGGCCAAGCCAGCAACGATGACCCTCGGCTCAACCCTCCCGACGAGGAGATCGTATCACTGATGTGCCAGCGAGTCCTGGTGGCCGTGGCTGAGAAGGACACCCTGCGGGAACGCGGGTGCCACCTCCTCAACCGCTTCCGCGACTACTACGTGCGCActggcaccggcggcgaggcgacgctGGTGGAGTCGGAGGGCGAGGACCACGGCTTCCACCTCTACAGCCCGCTGCGCGCCACAAGCAGGAGGCTCATGGAGAGCATCGTGCGCTTCATCAACCAACCTCCAAAGCCTATGATACTAGGTGTGCCTCGCTGGCCGTTTATGGACGTATTTGACTATGGCATGAACATGAAACGTCGTTGCAGTgactcgacgacgacgacctgcAGCATGGCGTATGCAACGTCAAAAATTGGAGGACCCAAGAAAAACTACGGGCTCTTTTCAGGCACCGTGTGGCCTACTAATAAGCAGGCCTACAAGGGGCCAGCAACAGCCGCCTTCCCCGGAACTCGTCATCTTATCAAGAACATGTGGTAA
- the LOC120660941 gene encoding noroxomaritidine/norcraugsodine reductase-like, with the protein MAASGKSREERWSLAGKTALVTGGSKGIGRAIVEELAGLGVRVHTCARGDADLQECLRQWGANGRLARVTGTACDVAVRADRERLVAAAREELGGRLDILVNNAGQTMFGFAADTTAEDYARLMATNVESCFHLAQLAHPLLVAAASGGGGASSVVNVSSINGILSYPGMSMYATTKAAMNQVTRSLAVEWAKDNVRVNSVAPGGVVGTDIASSSHLSLAPELLQNLWEAEMARVPMLRMAEPEEVVSVVAFLCMPAASYITGQVICVDGGRTITA; encoded by the exons ATGGCGGCGAGCGGCAAGAGCAGGGAGGAGCGCTGGAGCCTGGCCGGCAAGACGGCCCTCGTCACCGGAGGAAGCAAGGGGATCGG GCGCGCAATCGTGGAGGAGCTCGCGGGGCTCGGGGTGCGCGTGCACACCTGCGCCCGCGGCGACGCCGACCTGCAGGAGTGCCTGCGCCAGTGGGGCGCTAACGGCCGCCTCGCGCGCGTCACTGGGACCGCCTGCGACGTCGCGGTGCGCGCCGACCGGGAGCGGCTCGTGGCCGCGGCTCGTGAGGAGCTGGGCGGCCGGCTGGACATCCTCGTCAACAACGCCGGGCAGACCATGTTCGGGTTCGCCGCTGACACCACGGCGGAGGACTACGCGCGCCTCATGGCCACCAACGTCGAGTCCTGCTTCCACCTCGCGCAGCTCGCGCATCCACTCCTCGTCGCGGCGGcgtcaggcggcggcggcgccagcagcgtGGTCAACGTCTCCTCCATCAATGGGATTCTCTCCTACCCGGGGATGTCCATGTACGCGACCACCAAGGCCGCCATGAACCAGGTCACCCGGAGCCTCGCCGTCGAGTGGGCCAAGGACAACGTCCGCGTCAACTCCGTCGCGCCGGGTGGCGTCGTCGGGACCGACATCGCCAGCAGCAGCCACCTGAGTCTGGCCCCGGAGCTGCTGCAGAATTTGTGGGAGGCGGAGATGGCGCGGGTCCCCATGCTCCGCATGGCCGAGCCGGAGGAGGTCGTGTCAGTGGTCGCTTTCCTCTGCATGCCGGCCGCCTCCTACATCACCGGCCAGGTCATCTGCGTCGACGGTGGCCGCACCATTACCGCCTAG